A genomic window from Tolypothrix sp. PCC 7910 includes:
- a CDS encoding alr0857 family protein: MLKLTYTERSFHLECLSLSLEEWVAQRVVLAMRVGQSLHVEPSTASFLLPADLPGLEMLEAAIKRHDTEIMALSRCDAEYMEVTLRGSWLSDGTQEAVGVFVTTMSDRTEFFLHKIWQEAQACASALSE, translated from the coding sequence ATGTTGAAATTAACTTACACTGAAAGGAGTTTTCACTTAGAGTGCCTCAGCTTATCGCTTGAGGAGTGGGTAGCACAACGAGTAGTATTGGCAATGCGAGTTGGTCAATCTCTCCATGTTGAACCCAGCACTGCTTCCTTTTTGCTACCTGCGGATTTACCAGGTTTAGAAATGCTGGAGGCGGCGATCAAACGCCATGATACCGAAATTATGGCTTTATCTCGCTGTGATGCGGAATATATGGAAGTGACACTGCGGGGTTCTTGGTTGTCTGATGGTACACAAGAAGCAGTAGGTGTATTTGTCACCACTATGAGCGATCGCACTGAGTTCTTCTTGCATAAAATTTGGCAAGAAGCCCAAGCTTGTGCGTCGGCTTTGAGTGAGTAG
- a CDS encoding VCBS repeat-containing protein yields MLNSNNSSGSSLDTSNLAQQSFLKSYQLTTYLQNSDPLSTGSFVGRSSLQAQDTTTPTIPTIKLPLAGSNPNPNPYLTSAAIAPDFNGDGKTDKVWVDQTTGELKVRLMNGSTTLAEASNKDNGNVKGTLGAIQLTPTTISKIGDFNGDGKTDLLLRDQATGINQIMLMNGVDAPTVVALDKVDPAWTPLIGDFNGDRKTDIFWRNAKTGENAIWTVDATNKEKPITSATVIDTVDTTWTPTMVDFDGNGKTDIFWRNTAGQNSAWFMDGTTATKQAVDTVDPNWTFSVADFNGDYKTDLLWRNNQTGENVIWETNSVLPNNVFFSGKALKTLDLNWQSSIGDFNGDGKTDIFWHNNATGENTSWLMDSTTVSKETFLTATPTTSKASFGDFNGDGKTDIYWRDYAGGADQVWTTNGDGTTVTATPIADQDKLSPIKLGADGNPILGADGKPISQWITF; encoded by the coding sequence ATGCTTAACAGCAATAATTCTTCAGGATCGTCCTTAGATACATCCAATTTGGCACAACAATCTTTCCTAAAATCATATCAATTAACCACATATCTACAAAATTCAGATCCTTTAAGTACTGGTTCTTTCGTTGGACGTAGCAGCTTACAAGCACAAGATACAACAACACCAACAATACCAACTATCAAGTTGCCACTAGCAGGATCGAATCCTAACCCCAATCCTTACTTAACTAGTGCAGCGATCGCGCCAGATTTCAACGGTGATGGCAAAACTGATAAAGTTTGGGTTGATCAAACAACTGGTGAACTGAAAGTCAGGCTGATGAATGGTTCAACCACTCTGGCTGAAGCTTCTAACAAAGATAATGGTAATGTTAAGGGGACATTGGGCGCAATTCAACTAACCCCAACAACTATTTCCAAAATTGGTGATTTTAACGGTGATGGTAAAACCGACCTTTTGCTGCGTGACCAAGCAACTGGTATTAACCAAATTATGCTAATGAATGGTGTAGATGCACCCACTGTAGTTGCTCTAGATAAAGTCGATCCAGCATGGACTCCCTTAATTGGTGATTTTAATGGCGATCGCAAGACCGATATTTTCTGGCGTAATGCTAAAACTGGTGAAAACGCCATTTGGACAGTTGATGCTACTAATAAAGAAAAACCAATTACAAGTGCAACTGTGATTGACACCGTTGATACTACTTGGACTCCTACTATGGTAGATTTTGACGGTAATGGTAAAACTGACATCTTCTGGCGAAATACAGCAGGACAAAACAGTGCTTGGTTCATGGATGGGACAACAGCCACTAAACAAGCTGTAGACACAGTAGATCCAAACTGGACTTTTAGCGTTGCTGATTTCAATGGCGATTACAAGACAGATTTACTATGGCGCAATAATCAAACCGGTGAGAACGTTATTTGGGAAACTAATTCCGTTTTACCTAATAACGTATTCTTCTCTGGAAAAGCATTGAAAACGCTTGACTTAAACTGGCAATCTAGTATTGGCGATTTCAATGGCGATGGCAAGACTGATATCTTCTGGCACAATAATGCGACCGGTGAAAATACTTCTTGGCTAATGGATAGCACAACAGTTAGTAAAGAAACATTCTTAACCGCCACTCCCACAACCTCGAAAGCATCGTTTGGTGATTTCAATGGTGATGGCAAAACTGATATCTACTGGCGCGATTATGCAGGTGGTGCAGACCAAGTTTGGACTACAAATGGTGATGGCACAACAGTAACAGCAACCCCCATAGCGGATCAAGATAAACTCTCACCAATCAAATTAGGTGCTGATGGTAATCCAATCTTAGGAGCAGATGGTAAGCCTATCTCACAATGGATTACTTTCTAG
- a CDS encoding aminopeptidase P N-terminal domain-containing protein, which translates to MQAEYQQRRQQLMSKLGNGTAIFRSAPMAVMHNDVEYTYRQDSDFFYLTGFNEPQAVAVLAPHHPEHQFVLFVQPKDREKEVWTGYLCGVDAAKELYGADEAYPIHELDDKLPQYLEKADRIYYHLGRDRTFNDTVLKHYQSLLRTYPKRGTGPIAIEDTGAILSAMRLHKSAAELDLMRKAAAIATEAHTHALKVTTPGRYEYEIQAEIEHIFRLQGAMGPAYPSIVASGVNACVLHYIENDRQMQDGELLLIDAGCAYGYYNSDITRTFPVGGKFTPEQKILYEIVLEAQKKAIAQVQPGNPFNLVHDTAVRVLTEGLVEVGILKGEVDKLIEEEKYKPYYMHRTSHWLGLDVHDVGVYQHGENPQILQPGQVLTVEPGLYIVPDTKLAEEQPPTDPRWVGIGIRIEDDVLVTSTGHEVLTAGVPKKVDEVER; encoded by the coding sequence ATGCAAGCAGAATATCAGCAGCGTCGTCAGCAATTGATGTCAAAACTTGGCAATGGAACTGCCATTTTTCGGAGTGCGCCAATGGCTGTGATGCACAACGATGTTGAATACACTTATCGCCAAGACAGTGATTTCTTCTATCTGACTGGGTTTAACGAACCGCAAGCGGTAGCTGTGTTAGCACCGCATCACCCAGAACATCAGTTTGTATTGTTTGTTCAACCCAAGGATCGGGAAAAGGAAGTTTGGACTGGTTATCTCTGTGGAGTTGATGCAGCTAAAGAGTTGTATGGTGCTGATGAAGCTTACCCCATCCACGAACTGGATGATAAATTGCCCCAATATTTAGAAAAAGCCGATCGCATTTACTATCATTTAGGACGCGATCGCACTTTTAATGATACAGTCCTCAAACATTATCAAAGTTTACTCCGCACTTATCCCAAACGCGGCACAGGGCCAATTGCGATTGAAGATACAGGCGCAATTCTTAGCGCTATGAGATTGCATAAAAGCGCAGCCGAATTAGACTTGATGCGAAAAGCAGCTGCGATCGCCACCGAAGCACACACTCATGCACTGAAAGTTACCACACCTGGACGTTATGAGTATGAAATCCAGGCGGAAATAGAACATATTTTCCGCTTGCAGGGTGCAATGGGGCCTGCTTATCCTTCCATTGTCGCCTCTGGTGTTAACGCTTGCGTCTTGCATTACATCGAAAATGATCGTCAAATGCAGGATGGGGAATTACTGCTAATTGATGCAGGTTGTGCCTATGGCTATTACAACTCAGATATTACGCGGACATTTCCGGTAGGTGGGAAGTTTACCCCAGAACAAAAGATATTATATGAAATAGTTTTAGAAGCACAGAAAAAAGCGATCGCTCAAGTTCAACCAGGTAATCCCTTCAACTTAGTTCACGATACAGCCGTGCGCGTCCTCACAGAAGGCTTAGTAGAAGTGGGAATCTTGAAGGGTGAAGTTGACAAATTAATTGAAGAAGAAAAATATAAACCATACTATATGCACCGTACTAGCCATTGGTTAGGCTTGGATGTGCATGATGTCGGTGTATATCAGCATGGCGAAAACCCGCAGATTTTACAACCTGGACAAGTTCTCACAGTAGAACCAGGATTATATATTGTGCCAGATACCAAACTTGCAGAAGAGCAACCCCCAACTGATCCGCGTTGGGTGGGGATTGGCATTCGCATTGAAGATGATGTGTTAGTTACCAGCACCGGACATGAGGTGTTAACGGCTGGAGTTCCCAAAAAAGTGGATGAAGTCGAAAGATAG
- a CDS encoding polysaccharide deacetylase family protein yields the protein MSFWPPDVTHNQYQRQKIISGVAIAFSVTACSFTPASISPQSNTKQLTSQLHAVQVPQQKTTSEDKPQSQSPAKVENLTFSVPEKFQGQTVYHVQPNNNEKVIALSIDDGPWPKTTLQMLDILKQNNVKATFFWVGQALQANPEIAKQVVAQGHAIGNHTWHHWYRRMDAATAKSEIERTNELIYKTTGVKTSLFRPPGGVLNNGLAAYAKSQKSAVVMWSQTSADTDPRAKYEVFIKNVLRDAKPGSIVLMHDGGGDRKRTVEALPEIISGLKKQGYRFVTVPELLEMQR from the coding sequence GTGAGTTTTTGGCCCCCTGATGTGACACACAATCAATACCAGCGACAAAAGATAATTAGTGGAGTGGCAATCGCATTTTCAGTAACAGCTTGCAGTTTTACCCCAGCAAGTATTTCTCCACAATCCAACACCAAGCAGCTAACTAGTCAACTTCACGCTGTACAAGTTCCGCAACAAAAGACAACTAGCGAAGATAAACCACAATCACAGTCACCAGCTAAAGTAGAAAACCTCACTTTTAGCGTTCCAGAAAAGTTTCAGGGACAAACTGTGTATCATGTTCAACCTAACAATAACGAGAAAGTTATTGCCTTGAGCATTGATGATGGCCCTTGGCCCAAAACTACATTACAAATGCTGGATATTCTCAAGCAAAATAATGTCAAAGCCACATTCTTTTGGGTAGGACAAGCTTTACAAGCCAATCCCGAAATTGCGAAACAAGTAGTAGCCCAAGGACACGCCATTGGTAATCATACTTGGCATCATTGGTATCGCCGCATGGATGCAGCCACAGCCAAAAGTGAAATTGAGCGCACAAATGAACTCATCTACAAAACCACAGGAGTAAAAACTAGTCTGTTTCGTCCCCCCGGAGGCGTGTTAAACAACGGACTAGCAGCTTACGCCAAAAGCCAAAAATCCGCAGTAGTCATGTGGTCGCAAACTTCCGCCGATACCGATCCGCGTGCTAAATATGAAGTATTCATCAAAAATGTCTTAAGAGATGCCAAACCCGGATCTATAGTATTGATGCACGACGGCGGAGGCGATCGCAAAAGAACAGTAGAAGCCTTGCCCGAAATCATTAGCGGACTCAAAAAGCAAGGCTACCGATTTGTCACAGTTCCCGAACTATTGGAAATGCAAAGGTGA
- a CDS encoding tetratricopeptide repeat protein yields MSEHRSPEEILQSILRNVQVGGNLTTGDITQILNLLVIIQQPEIFKPKETPQNIPRANVVKFVGHDETLVSLHQRLQNNNQVVVAAIEGMAGVGKTELATQYALIHLLLNNYPGGICWLRARDEDIGLQILQFAIAKLGLKPPEDWDVQKQVDFCWSRWHDGNVLVVLDDVTDYAKVEPYLPPQSPRFKLLITTRLQLDFPQSFTLDVLSESAALELLQEWVGREKVAQELVDAKAICQLLGYLPLALNLVGRYVKKRKISLTEMLRRLEAKKLAHESLARDEKDKTWTLNVTWGVAAAFELSWDELSHNARELAILLSLFALAPIPWTLVKSVETGKDAEQLEDSRVELESLHLLQDKDGYQLHQLIREFFQLKQAEFNQIEEFKESFYELMIEIAKDIPQKQTLEQVNAVSPMIPHLAEVANYFIQYFSNEDFMAVFIGITCFYEYQGLYNQAIPWSKQCLEATKECLGEENPYVLTSLSNLAKLYRLQGRYNEAEPLYLQVLALSRQLQGEEHLDVASSLNNLALLYDSQGRYSEAESLLMQALAICRQIGGEHTDVAPILNSLAKLYISQDRYNEAESLLMEAVALWRKLLGEEHPYFATSLNNLGLLYSSQGRYSEAEPLYIKALAICRQLLGEEHPYFATSLNNLGLLYSSQGRYSEAEPLYIKALAILRKLLGEEHPDVATCLSNLAGLYKSQDRYIEAESAYIKALEIYRQLLGEENPNFATCLSNLAEVYRSVARFSKAEPLYIQALDIFERQLGVNHPTTVACRDSLAHLRELSNLEQQLLSDNGEEYLAYLLDILNSDQESQ; encoded by the coding sequence ATGAGCGAACATCGCAGCCCAGAAGAAATTCTCCAAAGCATTCTGCGGAATGTACAAGTAGGCGGTAATTTGACCACAGGCGATATTACCCAAATCTTGAATTTACTTGTCATTATTCAACAACCAGAGATTTTTAAGCCGAAGGAAACTCCGCAAAATATTCCTCGTGCTAACGTAGTCAAGTTTGTCGGACATGATGAGACTTTAGTCAGTCTTCATCAAAGGCTGCAAAACAATAATCAAGTAGTGGTTGCAGCTATTGAAGGTATGGCAGGAGTTGGGAAAACAGAGTTAGCCACTCAGTATGCGCTAATTCACCTGTTACTCAACAATTACCCTGGTGGTATCTGTTGGTTACGCGCAAGAGATGAAGATATTGGGCTTCAGATATTGCAGTTTGCCATAGCCAAGTTAGGATTAAAACCACCAGAAGATTGGGATGTACAAAAGCAAGTTGATTTTTGTTGGTCACGCTGGCACGATGGGAATGTGTTAGTAGTGCTGGATGATGTAACTGATTACGCCAAGGTAGAACCATATTTACCACCACAATCACCTAGGTTTAAACTCCTAATTACCACCAGGTTACAGTTAGATTTTCCCCAGTCATTCACTCTAGATGTTTTAAGTGAGTCCGCAGCATTGGAACTTTTGCAAGAGTGGGTGGGAAGAGAAAAAGTCGCACAAGAATTAGTAGATGCGAAAGCAATTTGTCAGCTTTTAGGTTATTTGCCTTTGGCACTGAATTTAGTAGGGAGATATGTAAAAAAGCGGAAAATCTCTTTAACAGAAATGTTGCGGAGGTTAGAAGCAAAAAAGTTAGCTCATGAGTCTTTAGCACGGGATGAAAAAGACAAAACTTGGACGCTCAATGTTACATGGGGTGTTGCTGCTGCTTTTGAATTAAGTTGGGACGAGTTAAGTCATAATGCTAGGGAGTTAGCTATTTTACTGAGTTTATTTGCTTTAGCTCCGATTCCCTGGACACTAGTAAAAAGTGTAGAAACTGGGAAAGATGCTGAACAGTTGGAAGATAGCAGAGTTGAGTTAGAGAGTTTGCATCTCCTGCAAGATAAGGACGGCTACCAACTACATCAACTCATTCGAGAATTTTTTCAACTTAAGCAGGCTGAGTTCAATCAAATAGAGGAATTTAAGGAGAGTTTTTACGAGTTAATGATAGAGATTGCTAAAGATATTCCTCAAAAGCAAACACTTGAGCAAGTCAACGCAGTTTCTCCCATGATCCCTCATTTAGCTGAAGTAGCGAATTATTTCATTCAGTATTTCAGTAACGAAGATTTCATGGCGGTATTCATTGGCATAACTTGTTTTTATGAGTATCAAGGCTTATATAACCAAGCTATACCTTGGTCTAAGCAGTGTCTAGAAGCTACGAAGGAGTGCTTGGGAGAAGAAAATCCCTATGTTCTAACTAGCCTCAGCAATCTAGCAAAACTCTACCGTTTACAAGGCAGATATAACGAAGCAGAACCCTTGTATCTCCAGGTTTTGGCACTTTCTCGCCAACTCCAAGGAGAAGAACATCTCGATGTCGCCTCTAGCCTCAACAATCTAGCGTTACTCTATGACTCCCAAGGCAGATACAGCGAAGCAGAATCCCTTTTAATGCAAGCTTTGGCAATCTGCCGCCAAATTGGGGGAGAACATACCGATGTAGCCCCTATCCTCAATAGCCTGGCAAAATTATACATTTCTCAAGACAGATACAACGAAGCAGAATCCCTTTTGATGGAAGCTGTGGCGCTCTGGCGTAAACTACTAGGAGAAGAACATCCCTATTTCGCCACTAGCCTCAACAATCTAGGATTACTCTACAGTTCTCAAGGCAGATACAGCGAAGCAGAACCCTTATATATCAAAGCTTTGGCAATCTGCCGCCAACTACTAGGAGAAGAACATCCCTATTTCGCCACTAGCCTCAACAATCTAGGATTACTCTACAGTTCTCAAGGCAGATACAGCGAGGCAGAACCCTTGTATATCAAAGCTTTGGCAATATTGCGTAAACTACTGGGAGAAGAACATCCCGATGTTGCTACATGCCTCAGTAACTTAGCAGGACTTTACAAATCTCAAGACAGATACATCGAAGCAGAAAGCGCGTACATTAAAGCTTTGGAAATCTACCGACAACTACTGGGAGAAGAAAATCCCAATTTTGCTACATGCCTCAGTAACCTAGCAGAAGTCTACCGTTCTGTAGCGAGGTTCAGTAAAGCCGAACCTTTGTACATTCAAGCTTTAGATATTTTTGAGCGACAGTTAGGGGTGAATCATCCTACTACTGTTGCTTGTCGTGACAGTTTAGCGCATCTGCGTGAGCTTTCAAACTTAGAGCAACAACTACTTTCGGATAACGGTGAGGAGTATTTAGCGTATTTGCTTGATATTTTAAACTCAGACCAAGAATCACAATAA
- a CDS encoding HNH endonuclease, with protein sequence MTSVMLVLEPSRVVFSPNYLPRFWMKRVKLQNRPSGALLRRSYHSCQDYGRNKPFTLKRVIWRSHGGHYKWNNLVIACKKSHPYKGNCTPRMHLRNQPKPPGYQAISIAQEFWINMQANLE encoded by the coding sequence GTGACAAGCGTGATGCTAGTGTTAGAGCCATCAAGAGTGGTCTTTTCTCCAAATTACTTGCCACGATTTTGGATGAAGAGAGTTAAGTTACAAAACCGCCCATCAGGAGCATTGTTGCGGCGAAGCTATCATAGTTGCCAAGATTACGGTAGGAACAAACCTTTCACACTAAAACGCGTAATTTGGCGATCGCACGGCGGCCATTACAAATGGAATAACCTAGTCATAGCTTGTAAAAAATCTCACCCTTATAAAGGGAATTGCACCCCGAGGATGCATCTGCGTAATCAACCGAAGCCACCAGGCTATCAGGCGATTTCTATTGCCCAAGAGTTCTGGATAAATATGCAAGCCAACCTGGAATAG
- a CDS encoding type II toxin-antitoxin system VapC family toxin, giving the protein MGMSYLIDTHIFLWWLFNDSKLDTTYRDIIRNPDHRILVSSASAWEIATKYRIGKLPEAEQLVEQYSQILNQAKFIELAITSAHALRAGSLPIAHRDPFDRMIMAQAELESLPLITYDKAFHTGLIQVIPELK; this is encoded by the coding sequence ATGGGAATGAGCTACCTCATCGACACCCATATCTTTTTGTGGTGGCTCTTTAACGACTCAAAACTCGACACCACTTACCGAGACATAATTCGCAACCCCGATCATCGCATTTTAGTTAGCAGTGCTTCCGCTTGGGAAATTGCTACTAAATACCGCATTGGTAAACTACCTGAAGCAGAACAACTCGTTGAGCAATATTCACAGATATTAAATCAGGCTAAATTTATCGAACTTGCCATCACCTCAGCCCATGCACTTAGAGCAGGAAGTCTACCAATTGCCCATCGAGATCCTTTTGATCGCATGATCATGGCTCAGGCTGAATTGGAAAGTTTACCCCTGATTACCTACGACAAAGCTTTCCATACTGGACTGATTCAGGTAATTCCCGAACTTAAATAA